A stretch of Halodesulfovibrio sp. MK-HDV DNA encodes these proteins:
- the thiC gene encoding phosphomethylpyrimidine synthase ThiC gives MSILTKNAALAGLLETHIDELVKKERLEADVIRQAIEKGTMVLLGNPEHPDVIPTLVGQPASVKVNANIGTSPLKNDVRCEMVKLQTAINAGADTVMDLSIGGDLDKIRREMVSSTKLPLGTVPMYAVAQVYLDSDRDPADIQPDELFAEIEKQAKQGVDYMTVHCGLTMRGAKFATDGSRTMGIVSRGGSILARWMLKNDKENPLLTGYDRILEIARKYNVTLSLGDGLRPGAGTDAGDAAQWEEVMVLGQLAKRGLEAGVQCMIEGPGHVPLSEVEAQIISIKKLTNGAPLYVLGPLVIDSSPGYDHIAGAIGGAIAVKAGVDFLCYLTPAEHLTLPSIEDVHAGVIASRIAAQAAEACMGRPAAVEREIGISRARKALDWEGMKTLALDPEMVDKRREEHKDHRECAMCGKFCAYKMIEEDPQCSN, from the coding sequence ATGTCTATTTTGACAAAAAACGCGGCACTTGCCGGTTTGTTAGAAACACATATTGATGAGTTAGTAAAAAAAGAGCGTTTGGAAGCTGATGTTATCAGACAGGCTATCGAAAAAGGTACCATGGTACTGCTCGGTAACCCTGAACACCCCGATGTAATTCCGACGCTGGTTGGTCAACCGGCGTCTGTTAAAGTTAACGCCAACATCGGTACCTCACCGTTGAAAAACGATGTACGCTGTGAAATGGTTAAGCTGCAAACTGCCATTAACGCAGGTGCTGATACCGTGATGGATTTATCCATCGGTGGTGATCTCGATAAAATCAGAAGGGAAATGGTTTCTTCAACCAAGCTTCCATTGGGCACCGTTCCAATGTACGCAGTTGCTCAGGTTTACCTTGATAGCGACCGCGATCCTGCTGATATTCAGCCGGATGAGCTTTTTGCAGAAATCGAAAAGCAAGCAAAGCAGGGCGTAGACTACATGACCGTTCATTGCGGTCTTACTATGCGCGGTGCTAAGTTTGCTACAGACGGTAGCCGTACCATGGGTATTGTTTCCCGTGGCGGTTCCATCCTCGCTCGTTGGATGTTGAAAAACGACAAGGAAAACCCGCTTCTCACCGGATACGATCGTATTCTTGAGATTGCACGCAAGTACAACGTTACTCTTTCCCTCGGCGATGGTCTTCGCCCTGGTGCTGGCACCGATGCCGGTGACGCAGCACAGTGGGAAGAAGTTATGGTACTCGGTCAGCTGGCTAAACGTGGCCTCGAAGCTGGCGTTCAGTGCATGATCGAAGGACCGGGACACGTTCCTTTGAGTGAAGTAGAAGCTCAGATTATCAGCATTAAAAAGCTTACCAACGGCGCACCTCTGTACGTACTCGGACCGCTCGTTATCGACAGCAGCCCGGGCTACGACCACATTGCAGGCGCAATCGGTGGAGCAATCGCTGTTAAAGCTGGCGTTGACTTCCTCTGCTACCTGACTCCGGCGGAACACCTTACACTGCCAAGCATCGAAGATGTTCACGCAGGCGTAATCGCGTCCCGTATTGCTGCGCAAGCCGCTGAAGCCTGCATGGGCAGACCAGCAGCTGTAGAACGCGAAATCGGCATCTCCCGTGCGCGTAAAGCTCTCGATTGGGAAGGCATGAAAACCCTCGCTCTCGATCCGGAAATGGTTGATAAGCGTAGAGAAGAACACAAAGACCATCGCGAATGCGCCATGTGTGGCAAATTCTGCGCTTACAAGATGATCGAAGAAGATCCTCAGTGTTCTAACTAA